ATCCtcttctatgtcttttttttaactaattcttttatttacttgAATTCTTTTTCCATGAAAGGTCCataaagacttttatttctcagtAACCTTTACTTATTCTCTGGGAAATGCTAAAAATATGTTTGTAATTCAATTTACATTTCTCAAGTGCATAAAATAATTGCTTATTATAAACTGAATCCAATAGATTTAAGAAAGGATAATGAtatagggggtgaattcaagtatatattttatatattgtaagaactttcataaatgtcacaattttaccaccagcacaacaattaaaaaaagaaaaaatgcagagatggagaggaatTTGTAATCAGAAATGTCAAAAGCTGTCTTACAGGGACAGGTACAAAACATAGTCatgttattttcctcttttctggtaGTCACACGGTTCATGGAACCACAAAACTATACccaaatttcagaatttcttcttctgggaTTTTCAGAACAACAAGATCTTCAGTGTCTCATATATGGGATCTTCCTTTCCATGTACCTGGTCACTGTGTttgggaacctgctcatcatcctggccATAATCTCAAACTCCCCTCTGCACACAccaatgtacttcttcctctgtaACTTGTCTTTTGTCGACATTTGCTTCACATCTACCACTGTCCCAAAGATGTTGGTGAATATCCAGACACAGAGCAAGGTCATAACTTACGAAGGTTGCATCATgcagatttatttttttgcaacTTTTGCAGGGTTGGATGACTTCCTCCtggctgtgatggcctatgaccgttttgtggccatctgtcatccCCTGTACTACATGGTCATCATGAAACGCCAGCTTTGTGTGTTGCTGGTTATTGTGTCCTGGGTCACAAGTACTCTGAATGCCCTATTACAAAGCTTTGTGGCATTGCGGCTGTCCTTCTGTACGGAGGTGGAAATCcctcactttttctgtgaacctTATCAGTTGGCTCACCTTGCCTGTTCTGACATATTTCTTAATGACATGGTGATATATATGACAGCTATGCTCTTTGCTCTTGGTCCCCTCAGTGGCATCCTTTACACTTACTCCAAGATAATTTCCTCTATCCATGCAATCTCATCAGCTCAAGGGAAGCACAAAGCATTTTCTACCTGTGTATCTCACCTCTCAGTTGTCTCCTTATTTTATTGCACAGGCCTAGGAGTGTACATCAGTTCTGCTGTGACCAAAAGCTCACATTCAATTGCAATAGCCTCAGTGATGTACGCTGTGGTcacccccatgctgaaccccttcatctacagcctgaggagtAAGGACATCAAGAGGGCTCTGAAAAGACACTTTGAGAGAGAAACTAGCAAAGTGCTCATTGTCTGGGGACTGAAAGAGTGAGCACAGAGCCAAaagttttagaattaaaaatacaatacctGATCCAATGTGGAAATACTTCTTGATCCTttgattttcagaattttctatttatttgattTCAACTTGTGTATTCAATTTATGTTACCCAGTTTATCAAGGCTCTGCTTCCACTGATGTTGAACCAGTGTTTACTTTATCAATTTGATGTTTCCTCAAAGCTTTTTTCTACCAAGAACTGGAAATATTGGAAATTCCCATTTGTCTCATGGTCAACATGGAATTCTTCTGAATAATCTCTTCTGCAATACCATAGACCAAAgtggtggttttcttttcttgattctaAAAATCATAATCTTGTGATGTGGTGTATTCCTCCTATGGGAAAAATTATACTTGATAACTAAGACTGTTCACATAATTTTGCCCTAAAGAAAATCATAAGAGCACAGCACTGCTCTAGAATACTCATTGTTCCTCAGACATCACTATGCTAACTGCTTTTCCTGATTATGCA
The sequence above is drawn from the Castor canadensis chromosome 14, mCasCan1.hap1v2, whole genome shotgun sequence genome and encodes:
- the LOC109676361 gene encoding olfactory receptor 7A17-like gives rise to the protein MEPQNYTQISEFLLLGFSEQQDLQCLIYGIFLSMYLVTVFGNLLIILAIISNSPLHTPMYFFLCNLSFVDICFTSTTVPKMLVNIQTQSKVITYEGCIMQIYFFATFAGLDDFLLAVMAYDRFVAICHPLYYMVIMKRQLCVLLVIVSWVTSTLNALLQSFVALRLSFCTEVEIPHFFCEPYQLAHLACSDIFLNDMVIYMTAMLFALGPLSGILYTYSKIISSIHAISSAQGKHKAFSTCVSHLSVVSLFYCTGLGVYISSAVTKSSHSIAIASVMYAVVTPMLNPFIYSLRSKDIKRALKRHFERETSKVLIVWGLKE